From the genome of Effusibacillus lacus:
TGCATTGAGAATCCGCGGCATGTGGAAATCCAGGTATTGGCCGACAAACAGGGGAATACTGTATATCTGTGGGAGCGGGAATGTTCCATCCAGCGGAGACATCAGAAAGTCGTTGAGGAAGCGCCATCGCCGTTCCTTGACGAAGCCACCCGGACCCGAATGGGGGAAGCGGCTGTCAAGGCTGCCCAATCCCTTGGCTACAGCAATGCGGGGACGATTGAATTCCTGGTGGACCGGGACAAGAACTTCTACTTTCTGGAGATGAACACCCGGCTTCAGGTGGAGCATCCTGTTACGGAAGAGATTACGGGACTTGATCTGGTGGAACAACAATTGCGAATTGCATGCGGAGAACCGCTGGGGTTTGTCCAGAACGATGTGAAACGCGAGGGGCATGCGATTGAAGTGCGGATCTATGCGGAGGATCCCAAGACCTTCTTCCCTTCGCCTGGCACCATCACCAAATTTGTAGTGCCGGAGGGAACCGGTATTCGCAATGAACTGGCGGTTGGAGAGGGTTCAACCGTGACCCCCTTCTACGACCCGATGATCGCCAAACTGGTTGTCAAGGGAGATACGCGGGAAGAGGCAATTCACCGCTTGCAACATGCACTTGCCGCCTATGAAGTGGAAGGCATCAAGACCAACATCCCGATGCTGAGGGAAATCGCGGATCACCCTGCTTTCCGGTCGGGAGACACCACCACAGGTTTCGTGGCGCACTATATTCAGGGGAAAAAGTGATCCCCAATACACATAAACGGAGGGTTTTGCGATGAGTCAAGTATTGGCAAGCATGGCGGGCAATGTCTGGAAGGTTCTGGTGAAGGCGGGCGACGCGGTGGAAGCGGGGCAAGACGTGGTGATTCTGGAGTCGATGAAAATGGAGATCCCGATTGCAGCCGAAGCGACCGGAACCGTCAAGGAAGTCAAAATCAATGAAGGGGATTTCGTCAACGAAGGGGACGTACTGGTGGAACTCGAGTAGCAATTCCATCCTGCCGCAGAGAGGAGGCTGGACGCGGTGCTGAAGTTTCCAGAGAAAGTGACTGTCAAGGAAGTGGGCCCCAGGGACGGACTGCAGAATGAACAGGCTGTCATTGCAACCGGGGACAAGATCACCTGGATTAATCAATTGTCCTTGACAGGTCTGAAATATATTGAGATCACCTCTTTTGTGAATCCGAAGTGGATTCCCGCCCTGGCGGATGCGGTAGAAGTGGCGAAGGGGATTGAGCGGGTTCCGGGGATCACGTATACCGCACTCGTGCCAAATCTGAGAGGGCTGGAGCGGGCGCTTGAGGCCAACATTGACGAAGCGGCGGTTTTCATGTCCGCTTCCGAGACCCACAACCTCAAGAACATTAACAAGTCCATCGAGGACACGTATCCGGTGCTGCAGGAAGTGGTACAGGAAACCATCAACGCGGGAAAATCGGTTCGCGGCTATGTATCGACCGTCTTTGGCTGTCCATACGAAGGACCTGTTTCTGTGGAAGCGGTCGTCCGCGTTGCCGACAGATTGTTTGAGATGGGGATTGGAGAGCTGTCGCTCGGTGACACGATAGGTGTGGCCAATCCCAGACAGGTGACGGAAGTGCTGAAAGTCCTCTTGAAGCGCTTTCCCGCTGAAAAATTGGCCATGCATTTTCACGACACCCGGGGCACCGCCATGGCAAACGTGTTGGCATCCCTTGATATGGGCATCACCGTCTTTGACGCATCGCTTGGCGGCCTGGGAGGTTGCCCGTACGCGCCGGGAGCGTCCGGCAATCTGGCTACAGATGATTTGCTCTACATGCTGGAGGGTATGGGCATTCATACGGGCATAGACCGGGACAAACTGATTGCAGCCGCACTCTTTATACAAGAGAAGGTGGGGCGCCAACTGCCCAGCCATTCCCTGCAGACGCTGGGTTCCTGTGCAGGGTAAGGTCCCTTGGGGTATTGCGAAGAGTGCGACATGCCTGCTGTCCAAGGGAACTGTGAGGTTGAATCGCGAGGGGGAGAAACACAGGTGAACGAGAAGGCAGTTTTGGTTTCAAAAAGAGAAGACGGAATCGCGGTTGTCACCCTGAACCGGCCGGAGGCGGCGAACGCGCTGTCGCTGCAGATGCTCTATGAGCTGCATGAAGCGATCTACGAGATCAAGTTTGACCGTTCTGTCCGCTGCGTGATTGTGACCGGAGCGGGGGAGAAAGCGTTTTGTGCGGGGGCTGATCTGAAGGAGCGGGCCAGTATGGACATGACACAGGTTCGCAAGACCGTTTCGCTCATCCGGGGCAACATCAACGACCTGGAGGCACTGCCGCAGCCGGTGATTGCGGCAGTCAACGGAGTGGCCTTCGGAGGCGGAACGGAGCTGGCTTTGGCTTGCGACATCCGTGTCGCGTCCGATACGGCAAAGTTCGGATTGACCGAAACGTCCCTGGGAATCATTCCCGGCGCGGGGGGCACGCAGCGGTTGCCCAGGCTGATCGGCAAGGGGCGGGCGAAGGAATTGATTTTTACAGCCCGCCGAATAGAAGCAAACGAAGCATTGGAAATAGGCCTGGTGGAGTATGTGACAGGGCCGGAGTACTTGATGGACAAGGCGCTGGAGATCGCAGGACAGATTGTCCGCAATGCGCCAATCGCGGTGGCCCAGGCCAAGTTTGCCATTGACAAGGGATATGACGTGGACCTGCAAACCGGACTTGCCATCGAGCAGAATGCCTACGAAGTGACCATCCCTACCAAGGACAGGCTGGAAGGGTTGCTGGCATTCAAGGAAAAACGGGCACCTGAATACAAAGGAGAATAAGCGGCACAACTGGGAGGGAAGTCAAGCATGTCATTTGAGAAAGAACTGCAGGCCCGCGTGGAGAAAATCAAGTGCGGCGGTGCACCGAAATACCACGAGAAGAACGCGGAACAGGGCAAACTGTTTGTCCGTGACCGCTTAAAGCTGTTGTTCGATCCGGGATTCGAACTGGAAGATGCGCTGTTTGCCAACTGCATGGCGGAAGATCTGCCCGCCGACGGTGTGGTGACGGCCATCGGAAAAGTAAATGGACAAACGGTTTGTGTGATGGCCAACGACTCCACGGTCAAGGCCGGTTCCTGGGGATCCCGTACCGTTGAGAAGATCATCCGGATTCAAGAAACGGCGGAGAAACTGCGCGTCCCCTTGATCTACCTGGTGGATTCGGCAGGCGCGCGCATCACCGACCAGATTGAAATGTTCCCGGGAAGGCGGGGCGCCGGGCGGATTTTCTACAACCAGGTCAAACTGTCAGGCAAGATCCCGCAAGTATGCTTGCTGTTCGGACCGTCCGCGGCGGGCGGCGCTTACATCCCGGCGTTTTGCGACATTGTGATCATGGTGGACGGCAATGCCTCCATGTATCTGGGGTCGCCCCGCATGGCCGAGATGGTGATCGGTGAGAAGGTCACCCTGGAGGAGATGGGCGGCGCCCGCATGCACTGCTCCGTGTCCGGCTGCGGAGATGTGCTGGCTGCCAATGAGGAGGAAGCCATCAATATGGCTCGGAAGTATCTGTCCTTCTTTCCGGCCAATTTTTCCGAGAAGCCGCCGGTTCTGGAACCTTCCGCACCCAAACCGGTCGAGAAGACCCTGGAGGAGATTATTCCAGCGAATCAGAACGCTCCGTTCAACATGTATGATCTGATTGAGCGGATCATTGACGAAGGAACGTTTTTTGAAATCAAGAAGCTGTTTGCCTCTGAACTGATCACGGGGCTGGCCCGGATGAACGGAAAGCCGGTGGGGATTCTTGCCAACCAGCCGCGGGTGAAGGGCGGCGTGTTGTTCCACGATTCGGCAGACAAAGCGGCACGTTTTATTACCCTGTGCGATGCGTTCCACATTCCGCTGCTCTTCCTTGCCGATGTTCCGGGCTTCATGATCGGAACCAAGGTGGAGCGGGCGGGCATTATCCGGCACGGGGCCAAGATGATCTCGGCCATGTCGGAAGCCACCGTCCCCAAGATCTCGGTGATTGTCCGCAAGGCTTACGGAGCGGGTCTGTATGCCATGGCGGGCCCTGCCTTTGAACCGGACTGCTGTCTGGCGCTGCCTACCGCCCANNNNNNNNNNNNNNNNNNNNNNNNNNNNNNNNNNNNNNNNNNNNNNNNNNNNNNNNNNNNNNNNNNNNNNNNNNNNNNGATTGCGGTGATGGGGCCGGAAGCGGCTGTCAATGCGGTGTATGCCAACAAAATCGCCGAACTGCCCGAGTCGGAGCGGGCCGCCTTTATCGAAGAGAAACGGGAAGAATACCGGCAGGACATTGATATCTACCGGCTGGCATCGGAACTGGTGGTGGACGGAATCATCCCGGCCAATTCCCTGCGGGATGAGCTGATCAAACGGTTTGAGGCGTATTCTTCCAAGTATCTGGTGTTCTCCGAACGAAAACATCCGGTTTATCCGGTGTAGTAATTGGGCAACTGGCCATGCACGAAAACAGGTCACTTGATGGACCTCGGCTCCTGTAGTGACCTGTTTTCAATGATTTATGGGAAATTAGTGGTGCAAGTGAAACGGTATGGTTGATACAACCACATCTTTTCGATAAATCAGTACGGCTTTGAGTAACAATGCCGTTTGGTTGTGCAATAATGCATGCCACCATTTCTTGACGATGAATTGTGGGACAAGTACCGTAATAAACTCATCCTCTTCTTTTTCTTTTTCAAGAGTATCAATGTACTTTAAAAGCGGCGAAATCAAGGTCCGGTAAGGGGAACGCAAAATAATTAATGGGACGTTCGGGTTCCATTTCTCCCACTTTTCCCGCATTTGTGCTGCATGTTCGTCGTCAAAATCGACTGTTACGACCACAACATCATCCGAAATGCCTTTTGCATACGCAATCGATTGAGCTACCACTTTACTGATTCCGGAGATCGGGATAATCACTTTCGTCTTGACTTTCTTCGGAAGCGAGTGCAGATCTACGCGTAATTCCTTGCCAATTTCGTCATAATGGTTTCGGATCAGATAAAACATCCAAACCAACAAGGGTATGGCAAACGCGACCATCCACGCCCCTTCGCTAAATTTGGAAACAAGCGTGATCAGCGTAACCAGTCCGGTAATTACTGTTCCGAGCCCGGTCACCGCAATACGGAATAGTCTCTTGCTTTTCTCGTTCAGGAATCTTTTTACCAATCCCCATTGAGCAATGGTAAAGGACAGGAAGACACCTACCGCATATAAAGGAATCAAGCCGTGCGTGTCGCCATTAAAACTTATAATAAGCAGAATGGACAGCACACTTAACAATACGATCCCGTTTGAAAACACAAGACGATCGCCTCGCATGGCCAAATTACGAGGAAGGAATCGGTCTTGGGCAATGATGGAAGTTAACTGTGGAAATCCGGTAAAACTGGTATTGGCGGCCAAAAACAGAATGAGCATTGTCGCCACTTGAATGAGGTAATAAAGTGGCCCCCGTCCAAATACGTGCTCCGCAATTTGGGATACAACGGTCTCATGTTCTTTTGGGGCTATACCGAAAGCATATGCCAGCAGCGTAATTCCAAAAAACATCGCCCCAAGCAAAAGAGACATCCACATCATGGTGATGGCCGCATTGCGAGGAGCCGGAGAACGAAAAGACGGGACACCGTTGCTGATCGCTTCAACTCCTGTCAAAGCGGAACATCCTGAAGAAAACGCGCGGAGCAACAATAAAGCGCCTGTCCATGTAACTATGTCGCCGATCTGGTTTGCAGCCTGGACTTCATAACCATGCCAGCCCTCTTTCCAGATTTGGGTCCCTCCTACACCGATCATAACCAAGATCGAAAAAATAAAGAGGTAGGTGGGGTAAGCGAATACTGTGGCCGATTCACGGATTCCCCGCAAGTTCAAGAGCATAAGGGTGAGCACCAGAAAAACAGCAAGCTCCACTTTCCATGGAATCAACACGGGAAAGGCGGATATCAGCGCTGCTACACCGGAACTAATGCTGACGGCAACTGTCAAAACATAGTCGATCATCAATGCCGCACCAGCCATTAGACTTGAAGGTATATTCAAGTGCTCCCTGGCAACGACATACGCTCCCCCGCCTGAGGGGAAGGTATGAACGATTTGACGGTATGAAAGGGTAACGACAAGCAACAATACCAAAATGCTGATCGCAATTGGGATGGAATAAACATAAGCACTGATCCCGATGATGGACAGCACGAGTAAAATCTCTTCCGTAGCGTAGGCCACCGATGAAAGAGCGTCTGAAGAGAAGATAGCCAACGCTTTCCATTTGGGCAATTTTTCATGGGTCAATTGCCGGGTACGTAATGGCGAGCCGATTAGTAAGCGTTTAATCTGATCAATTGTCATAATGGGTACTGACCTTCCTTCGGATTTCGTTTATTTGGAAAACAAGGAACAAAAAAAACCACAAAGGTAGTATTTCCCTTGTAGTCATAGGCATGACAAACTCAAGTTGATTCCTCCTCTCCAGCTACGCTTACGGGGTTAGCTGACGGATTCGGGCAGTGGAGTTGCCCTACGCAGTTTCTGCGATTCACCCCAAAAAATGTGGTTCCCCCGCTCTTTCGACTCAGCGTAATACGATATGAAAATCTTCCCTGAACATAATTCCAGATCCGATAAATTGCAATTGCCAAAAAACACGATGAAAACGGATACAAGCCTGTTTTGATTATTCCTTAACTTGAAAATGAAAGCTCACGCAAAAAAGGAAGTTCCGTTTAAAATATTTCAGAAACTCCCCCTTGACGGGAGACTCAAACAAGAGTAGGTTAAAATTGCAAAGTGAGTGATTACTCACTTTTGTGCGAGAGGAGGATGTCTGGATGAGAACCAAAATCATGAAAGCCACGGCAGTGTTCTTGCTGTTAGTCACGACAGGCTGTTCGGAGGAGCAGACTTTTGCGGGAACGATTGAAGGCAGGGAAATTCCGGTGGTGGCCCAGGTGTCCGGAACGATCGTGGCTCTGGACAAGGAAGAGGGAGATGCGATTACCACCGATACCATCCTCGCGAAAGTTGACGACAAGATCTTAAACTGGCAGGTGAAAGAAGCGGAAGCGGCCCGGGACGCTGCCCTGGCAAGACTTGAAGAAGCCCAGGCGGGGACCCGCAACCAGCAGATTCAGCAGGCGGTGGCTTCCATCAACCAGTTTGACGCACTGGCAAGCCAGTCCAAAGCCCGAATGAAACAGGCCAGTGCCACTTTGCAGCAGATGCAGGCACAAGTTGCGCAGCTCAAGAGCCAATTGGACGGGGCCCGGGAAACATTGGCCTATCAGGAGAAGCAGTTCAAGAACGCGGAGACGTTATATGCCGCCAAGGCCATATCGGAAAGAGAGTGGGATACCCAGAAAGAACTGCTGAATCAGGCAAAGACCCGTGTGAATCAGTTGGAAGCCCAATACCAGGCAGGCCTGGCGCAGATTGATGCGGTCAACGGCGAGGTGGCGGCGGCGCAGGCGCAGGTGCAGGCAGCGTCCGCTCAGCAAAAGTCGGCAAGAGCGCAATTGTCCCTCCTGGAAGAGGGCTCAACCGCATACACGATCCGGAATCTGTTGGCCCAGAAAGACCAGGCGCAGGCAAGGCTCGAACAAGTCAAAGAACAACTGGAAAAATCGGACGTTCGCTCCCCCATCAAAGGGATCATCCTGCGCAGGCATGTGGAATTGGGGGAAATGGTGAAGCCGGGCACTCTGCTGTTTACCGTGTTGGACCCCACCAATCTTGAGGTCACGATGTACGTTCCGGAGGCTGACCTGAATCTGGTTCAGGTGGGCAAGGAAGTGACCGTGCAGGTGGATGCCTATCCGGACAAATCCTTTGCCGGGAAGATCGTGCGAATCAGTGAGAAAGCGGAGTTTACCCCAAAGAATGTGCAAACCACCAAGGAACGGACGAAAATGGTGTTTGCGGTGACCGTCCGGTTAAGTGAAGGAATGGGGGAACTAAAGCCCGGAATGCCGGCTGATATCCGCGTGTCCTCTGCCGATGGGAGGTAACCCGGCATGGAATATGCGATCAGCTGCGAGGGATTGACGAAAGACTTCGGGAATCGGCGTGCTGTCGACAATGTGACCATCTCCATTCCGAAAGGGAGCATCTATGGGTTCTTAGGGCCGAACGGCTCGGGCAAATCGACCACCATCCGGATGCTCTGCGGATTGATGACACCCACATCGGGAAGCGGGCAGGTTCTGGGCTTTGACATTGTCAAAGACTCCGAATCCATCAAACAGCGAATCGGGTATATGTCGCAGAAGTTCAGCTTGTACGAAGATCTTACGGTGAAGGAAAACCTTGATTTTTACGCGGGGATCTATGGGCTCTCACCGAAAGAAGCAGCCGTCCGCATCCAAGAGTTAATCGAGCTGGCAGATCTGGCGGGTCGGGAGAAACAACTGTCCGGTACGCTGTCTGGCGGCTGGAAGCAGCGTTTGGCACTCTGCTGTGCCCTGCTGCACAAACCGGAGCTGCTCATCCTTGATGAACCGACTGCGGGCGTGGACCCCGTTTCCCGCCGTGTCTTCTGGGATATCATCCATGGGATGGCGCGACAGGGGATTACCGTGCTGGTCAGCACCCATTATATGGATGAAGCGGCCACTTGCGATCAGATCGGGTTTATTTTTTTCGGGAGGCTGCTGGCGGTTGGCACACCGCAGGAATTGATGCAGGGACTCGGCAAGGACAATCTGGATGATGTGTTTATCCACTTTGTCCGGGAAGAGGAAGCGAAAGGCAGGGAACGGGGATGAGCGGGAACTTCTCGATTCACCGGTTTATGGCCATCATCAGAAAAGAGTTTCTGCAGCTCCGGAGGGACCCGGCCAGTTTTGGAATCGGCCTTGCCATGCNNNNNNNNNNNNNNNNNNNNNNNNNNNNNNNNNNNNNNNNNNNNNNNNNNNNNNNNNNNNNNNNNNNNNNNNNNNNCGCTGCTGCTGCTTCTGCTGTTCGGCTATGCGATCAATACCGACGTGGACCATATCCCCACAGGGGTGTGGGATCAAAGCAAATCGAAGCAATCGCGGGAGATGATTGCCAAGTTCCAGGTCTCCCATTATTTTGACATCAAATATGACGTGGCAAGTATGGAAGAGCTGGAAGAGTTGATGGATGCGGGGGACATCCGGGCGGCCCTTGTGTTTCCACCCGATTATGCCTATCAGATTGAGCAAAATTCGCCCGTTGACATCCAGATTCTCTTGGACGGGTCAGATCCGACGGCTGCCAGAACCGCACTGTCCAGCGCCCAGATGATAACGCAAAACCAGGCGCTCAACCTGCAGGAGAGTTTTCTAAAGAAACAAGGGTTTGACGAGGTCAAGCTGCCGATTCAGGCACAGTCCCGGGTCATGTATAACCCCGACATGGACAGTACTGTATTTAACATCCCTGGCCTGATCGGCTTGATCCTGCAGAATGTGACCGCTTTGCTTACAGCCTTTGCCATGGTGAGGGAAAAGGAACGGGGAACGATGGAGCAATTGGTTGTTACCTCCGTCCGGCCTGTGGAGCTGATTCTTGGGAAATTGGTGCCGTATGTGCTGATCGGCCTTTTTTCCTTCCTGCTGGTGTTAATGACAGCCATCTTCTGGTTTGGCGTGCCGGTCAAAGGCAGCGTGACATTGCTGATTGCTCTCGGGCTTCTGTTTCTTGTCACAACCCTTGCCATCGGCATGCTGATCTCGACCATTGCCAAGACCCAGCTGCAGGCGATGCAGGTGGCGTTTGCCATCATCCTGCCCAGCGTTCTCCTGTCGGGATTCATCTTTCCGCGTGAGACGATGCCGCTTGTGATACAATGGATTGGCGGGATCATCCCCTTGACCTATTTTCTGATGATTCTGCGGGGCATTTTCCTGAAGGGAGTCTCGCTGGCTTATTTGTGGCAGGAAACCCTGACCCTGACCGGATTTGCGTTTCTCATCTGCACGGTGGCGGTCATGCGTTTCCGCAAAAAGCTGGAGTAGGGGCCATCCCAAGCGGTTTTTGGGGGCTGCACTTCCGGAACAGGAGGTTGATCGGTTTGGACAAGTTTGACGATCTCATGGCCGAATGGCTGAAGGATATGAAGGACGAAGACCAGATGACGGAGAAGCAGCGGCGGATTCTGGAGGCTTCCATCAAGCTGTTTTCGGAAAAGGGTTTTCATGCTGCTTCC
Proteins encoded in this window:
- a CDS encoding ABC transporter ATP-binding protein; its protein translation is MEYAISCEGLTKDFGNRRAVDNVTISIPKGSIYGFLGPNGSGKSTTIRMLCGLMTPTSGSGQVLGFDIVKDSESIKQRIGYMSQKFSLYEDLTVKENLDFYAGIYGLSPKEAAVRIQELIELADLAGREKQLSGTLSGGWKQRLALCCALLHKPELLILDEPTAGVDPVSRRVFWDIIHGMARQGITVLVSTHYMDEAATCDQIGFIFFGRLLAVGTPQELMQGLGKDNLDDVFIHFVREEEAKGRERG
- a CDS encoding carboxyl transferase domain-containing protein is translated as IAVMGPEAAVNAVYANKIAELPESERAAFIEEKREEYRQDIDIYRLASELVVDGIIPANSLRDELIKRFEAYSSKYLVFSERKHPVYPV
- a CDS encoding HlyD family secretion protein; its protein translation is MRTKIMKATAVFLLLVTTGCSEEQTFAGTIEGREIPVVAQVSGTIVALDKEEGDAITTDTILAKVDDKILNWQVKEAEAARDAALARLEEAQAGTRNQQIQQAVASINQFDALASQSKARMKQASATLQQMQAQVAQLKSQLDGARETLAYQEKQFKNAETLYAAKAISEREWDTQKELLNQAKTRVNQLEAQYQAGLAQIDAVNGEVAAAQAQVQAASAQQKSARAQLSLLEEGSTAYTIRNLLAQKDQAQARLEQVKEQLEKSDVRSPIKGIILRRHVELGEMVKPGTLLFTVLDPTNLEVTMYVPEADLNLVQVGKEVTVQVDAYPDKSFAGKIVRISEKAEFTPKNVQTTKERTKMVFAVTVRLSEGMGELKPGMPADIRVSSADGR
- a CDS encoding hydroxymethylglutaryl-CoA lyase, with translation MKFPEKVTVKEVGPRDGLQNEQAVIATGDKITWINQLSLTGLKYIEITSFVNPKWIPALADAVEVAKGIERVPGITYTALVPNLRGLERALEANIDEAAVFMSASETHNLKNINKSIEDTYPVLQEVVQETINAGKSVRGYVSTVFGCPYEGPVSVEAVVRVADRLFEMGIGELSLGDTIGVANPRQVTEVLKVLLKRFPAEKLAMHFHDTRGTAMANVLASLDMGITVFDASLGGLGGCPYAPGASGNLATDDLLYMLEGMGIHTGIDRDKLIAAALFIQEKVGRQLPSHSLQTLGSCAG
- a CDS encoding enoyl-CoA hydratase, with translation MPAVQGNCEVESRGGETQVNEKAVLVSKREDGIAVVTLNRPEAANALSLQMLYELHEAIYEIKFDRSVRCVIVTGAGEKAFCAGADLKERASMDMTQVRKTVSLIRGNINDLEALPQPVIAAVNGVAFGGGTELALACDIRVASDTAKFGLTETSLGIIPGAGGTQRLPRLIGKGRAKELIFTARRIEANEALEIGLVEYVTGPEYLMDKALEIAGQIVRNAPIAVAQAKFAIDKGYDVDLQTGLAIEQNAYEVTIPTKDRLEGLLAFKEKRAPEYKGE
- a CDS encoding acetyl-CoA carboxylase biotin carboxyl carrier protein subunit yields the protein MSQVLASMAGNVWKVLVKAGDAVEAGQDVVILESMKMEIPIAAEATGTVKEVKINEGDFVNEGDVLVELE
- a CDS encoding ABC transporter permease — encoded protein: LLLLLLFGYAINTDVDHIPTGVWDQSKSKQSREMIAKFQVSHYFDIKYDVASMEELEELMDAGDIRAALVFPPDYAYQIEQNSPVDIQILLDGSDPTAARTALSSAQMITQNQALNLQESFLKKQGFDEVKLPIQAQSRVMYNPDMDSTVFNIPGLIGLILQNVTALLTAFAMVREKERGTMEQLVVTSVRPVELILGKLVPYVLIGLFSFLLVLMTAIFWFGVPVKGSVTLLIALGLLFLVTTLAIGMLISTIAKTQLQAMQVAFAIILPSVLLSGFIFPRETMPLVIQWIGGIIPLTYFLMILRGIFLKGVSLAYLWQETLTLTGFAFLICTVAVMRFRKKLE
- a CDS encoding acyl-CoA carboxylase subunit beta — protein: MSFEKELQARVEKIKCGGAPKYHEKNAEQGKLFVRDRLKLLFDPGFELEDALFANCMAEDLPADGVVTAIGKVNGQTVCVMANDSTVKAGSWGSRTVEKIIRIQETAEKLRVPLIYLVDSAGARITDQIEMFPGRRGAGRIFYNQVKLSGKIPQVCLLFGPSAAGGAYIPAFCDIVIMVDGNASMYLGSPRMAEMVIGEKVTLEEMGGARMHCSVSGCGDVLAANEEEAINMARKYLSFFPANFSEKPPVLEPSAPKPVEKTLEEIIPANQNAPFNMYDLIERIIDEGTFFEIKKLFASELITGLARMNGKPVGILANQPRVKGGVLFHDSADKAARFITLCDAFHIPLLFLADVPGFMIGTKVERAGIIRHGAKMISAMSEATVPKISVIVRKAYGAGLYAMAGPAFEPDCCLALPTA
- a CDS encoding APC family permease translates to MDQIKRLLIGSPLRTRQLTHEKLPKWKALAIFSSDALSSVAYATEEILLVLSIIGISAYVYSIPIAISILVLLLVVTLSYRQIVHTFPSGGGAYVVAREHLNIPSSLMAGAALMIDYVLTVAVSISSGVAALISAFPVLIPWKVELAVFLVLTLMLLNLRGIRESATVFAYPTYLFIFSILVMIGVGGTQIWKEGWHGYEVQAANQIGDIVTWTGALLLLRAFSSGCSALTGVEAISNGVPSFRSPAPRNAAITMMWMSLLLGAMFFGITLLAYAFGIAPKEHETVVSQIAEHVFGRGPLYYLIQVATMLILFLAANTSFTGFPQLTSIIAQDRFLPRNLAMRGDRLVFSNGIVLLSVLSILLIISFNGDTHGLIPLYAVGVFLSFTIAQWGLVKRFLNEKSKRLFRIAVTGLGTVITGLVTLITLVSKFSEGAWMVAFAIPLLVWMFYLIRNHYDEIGKELRVDLHSLPKKVKTKVIIPISGISKVVAQSIAYAKGISDDVVVVTVDFDDEHAAQMREKWEKWNPNVPLIILRSPYRTLISPLLKYIDTLEKEKEEDEFITVLVPQFIVKKWWHALLHNQTALLLKAVLIYRKDVVVSTIPFHLHH
- a CDS encoding acetyl-CoA carboxylase biotin carboxylase subunit → MFKKILIANRGEIAVRVMRTCMALNIRTVGIYSEADAAAPHVKMADEAYQVGGPRVNESYLNMDKIIEIAKQTGAEAIHPGYGLLSENAVFARKCEEAGIVFIGPSPEVIARMGSKIESRIAMEKVGVPVVPGIAHPLSDVEEAAQVADRFGYPVMLKASAGGGGIGMQIVRNEEELRKAYEGNKKRATDFFGDGAMYIEKCIENPRHVEIQVLADKQGNTVYLWERECSIQRRHQKVVEEAPSPFLDEATRTRMGEAAVKAAQSLGYSNAGTIEFLVDRDKNFYFLEMNTRLQVEHPVTEEITGLDLVEQQLRIACGEPLGFVQNDVKREGHAIEVRIYAEDPKTFFPSPGTITKFVVPEGTGIRNELAVGEGSTVTPFYDPMIAKLVVKGDTREEAIHRLQHALAAYEVEGIKTNIPMLREIADHPAFRSGDTTTGFVAHYIQGKK